The Methanothrix soehngenii GP6 genome has a window encoding:
- the rrp41 gene encoding exosome complex exonuclease Rrp41 — MDENDISFFKDGLRLDGRRADELRPVKIEVGILARADGSCYIEMGGNKVIAAVYGPREVHPRHLQEVTRAIVRYRYNMASFSVEERKRPGPDRRSYELSKVSREALEPVILTSFFPRSVIDVFVEVLQADAGTRTAGINAAAVALADAGIPMKSMISSCAAGKVGDTIVLDPMKEEDNFGQADLPIAMTPNGDITLMQMDGNLTPDEFGQAVTMAMKGAKDIYELQRRALVAKYSQISTDSAREEVHLCE, encoded by the coding sequence ATGGATGAGAATGATATATCATTTTTCAAAGACGGACTCCGCCTGGACGGCCGGCGAGCCGACGAGCTCAGGCCGGTGAAGATAGAGGTGGGGATCCTGGCCAGAGCTGATGGCTCGTGTTACATCGAGATGGGAGGAAATAAGGTAATAGCTGCAGTATATGGGCCCAGAGAGGTCCACCCCAGACATCTGCAGGAGGTAACGAGAGCCATCGTGCGCTACAGATACAACATGGCATCCTTCTCCGTGGAGGAGAGAAAGCGTCCCGGGCCGGATCGACGGTCTTACGAGCTCTCCAAGGTGAGCCGGGAGGCGCTGGAGCCGGTGATCCTGACCTCATTTTTCCCCCGTTCGGTGATCGACGTCTTCGTGGAGGTTCTTCAGGCGGATGCAGGAACGAGGACCGCGGGCATAAATGCTGCGGCTGTAGCTCTTGCGGATGCGGGAATTCCTATGAAGAGCATGATATCCTCCTGTGCGGCAGGAAAGGTAGGAGATACCATTGTCCTGGACCCAATGAAAGAGGAGGACAACTTCGGACAGGCCGATCTGCCCATCGCCATGACCCCCAATGGCGATATCACCCTGATGCAGATGGATGGCAACCTGACGCCGGACGAGTTCGGACAAGCAGTAACGATGGCCATGAAAGGGGCAAAGGACATCTATGAGCTGCAACGGAGGGCTTTAGTGGCAAAGTATAGCCAGATCTCAACAGACTCAGCTCGAGAGGAGGTGCATCTCTGTGAGTAG
- a CDS encoding RNA-guided endonuclease InsQ/TnpB family protein, with protein sequence MMQTLKVKLDTSAENNRALLETMHQFNAACNYVGEKAFELHTANKIELQKIVYRDIREMFGISAQMAVRAISKSCEAYKRDKSIKPKFDPNGAVIYDQRIMSWKGLDRVSLLTLDGRIKLPVVICDYHAPRLDRIRGQADLIFQNGTFYLCVVVDVPEPKKSVPQNVLGVDLGIKNIAVDSSGEEFSGEKIEKVRSKIDNLKADLQSCGTDSAKRHLKKLSGKEARFHRDVNHCISKKLVAKAIDTSSAIVLEDLYGIRERITVPKAQRRKQHNWSFYQLRQYIDYKAAIAGVPLICIDPAYTSQECPICHLISRSNRPTRDEFSCVCCGFSGPADTIAARNIAARVSVNMPIVARLFAELQAHPFREG encoded by the coding sequence ATGATGCAAACCCTCAAAGTCAAACTGGATACCTCGGCTGAAAATAACCGTGCGCTCCTTGAGACTATGCATCAGTTCAACGCCGCCTGCAATTACGTGGGGGAAAAGGCTTTTGAACTCCATACAGCCAACAAAATCGAATTGCAGAAGATTGTTTATCGTGATATTCGGGAAATGTTTGGCATCTCTGCTCAGATGGCTGTTAGGGCCATATCCAAGTCCTGCGAAGCCTACAAGAGAGATAAGTCCATTAAGCCCAAATTTGATCCCAATGGAGCTGTTATCTATGATCAGAGAATCATGTCCTGGAAGGGACTCGATAGGGTATCCTTGCTGACGCTCGATGGCAGAATTAAGCTGCCTGTCGTGATCTGTGATTACCATGCTCCAAGGCTTGACAGAATCCGAGGTCAGGCCGATCTCATCTTCCAGAATGGGACATTCTATCTTTGTGTTGTGGTAGATGTTCCCGAGCCAAAGAAGTCTGTTCCTCAAAATGTTCTTGGTGTTGATCTTGGAATCAAGAATATTGCAGTAGATTCTTCGGGTGAAGAGTTCTCTGGTGAGAAGATTGAAAAGGTTAGATCCAAAATCGATAACCTCAAAGCCGATCTTCAGAGCTGTGGAACAGATAGCGCAAAACGTCATCTGAAGAAGCTTTCCGGTAAAGAAGCTAGGTTCCATAGAGACGTTAATCATTGCATCTCTAAGAAGCTGGTTGCGAAGGCCATAGACACCTCGTCTGCTATCGTGTTGGAAGATCTTTATGGCATAAGAGAGAGGATAACGGTTCCAAAGGCTCAGAGGCGCAAACAGCATAACTGGAGCTTCTATCAACTCAGGCAATATATCGACTACAAGGCTGCCATAGCTGGTGTGCCCTTGATCTGCATTGATCCTGCTTATACTTCCCAGGAATGCCCTATCTGTCATCTTATATCTCGATCCAACCGTCCTACAAGGGACGAATTTTCGTGTGTCTGCTGCGGCTTCTCTGGTCCGGCTGACACAATCGCAGCGCGGAATATTGCGGCAAGGGTATCAGTCAATATGCCCATCGTGGCCCGACTTTTTGCGGAGCTACAAGCCCATCCCTTCAGGGAGGGGTAG
- a CDS encoding KEOPS complex subunit Pcc1, which yields MKGWTELVIETPHSQEIYEALAPELNDEIHRSNIELVEGPGFVRLKILGEDVVSLRAALNTWIRLVKIAIEMVSL from the coding sequence ATGAAGGGCTGGACAGAGCTGGTCATAGAGACGCCTCATTCCCAGGAGATCTATGAGGCGCTGGCACCGGAGTTGAACGATGAGATCCACCGGTCGAATATCGAGTTGGTCGAAGGACCTGGCTTTGTTCGATTGAAGATCCTGGGCGAGGATGTGGTCTCCCTTCGGGCAGCCTTAAATACCTGGATAAGGTTGGTCAAGATCGCAATTGAGATGGTGAGTTTATGA
- a CDS encoding 50S ribosomal protein L37ae produces the protein MAKQTTKGKKSRSAARFGARYGRKSRKLVADLEEKSKASYDCPQCGRNKVKRTSTAIWSCRKCGYTFAGGSFLPETSLGRSVLRSLKKSLEAD, from the coding sequence ATGGCAAAGCAGACTACAAAGGGAAAGAAGAGCAGATCGGCAGCCAGGTTTGGCGCGAGATACGGCCGCAAGTCGAGGAAGCTCGTGGCCGATCTGGAGGAGAAGAGCAAGGCCTCTTATGATTGCCCCCAGTGTGGAAGGAATAAGGTAAAAAGGACAAGCACAGCCATATGGAGCTGCAGAAAATGTGGATATACCTTCGCAGGCGGGTCCTTTTTGCCCGAGACCTCTTTAGGCCGCTCTGTCTTGCGGTCTCTCAAGAAGAGCCTTGAGGCGGATTAA
- the rrp4 gene encoding exosome complex RNA-binding protein Rrp4 translates to MDRKVVVPGDLLSEDAKRSGEGTYIKDGSVYSLLYGLANYRDKINVIPLAGKYMPAPGDNVIGVVKDITFSNWIVDINSPYDGLLHISEFPKRIESDEMSKYLRIGSSIMTRVKDVDPTMKVELTLNDRKLGPIRTGQVIEISHTRVPRLIGKGGSMISMLKKEVNCSIFVGQNGRIWINGCADDTDLALKTIALIEREAHTNGLTDRIVSFLKAEKEARS, encoded by the coding sequence ATGGATCGCAAGGTGGTAGTACCAGGTGATCTTCTCTCTGAGGATGCCAAGAGATCGGGCGAGGGGACTTACATTAAAGATGGAAGCGTCTACTCCTTGCTTTACGGACTTGCGAACTACAGGGATAAGATAAATGTCATACCTCTGGCGGGAAAGTATATGCCTGCGCCAGGGGATAATGTCATAGGAGTGGTGAAGGACATAACCTTCTCCAACTGGATCGTGGACATCAATTCGCCATATGACGGGCTTTTGCACATCTCGGAGTTTCCCAAGAGGATCGAATCGGATGAGATGTCTAAATATCTGCGCATCGGCAGCTCGATTATGACCCGGGTAAAGGATGTGGACCCCACGATGAAGGTGGAGCTAACCTTAAACGACCGAAAGCTGGGCCCGATCAGGACAGGACAGGTCATAGAGATCAGCCATACCCGGGTACCCAGGCTGATAGGCAAGGGCGGCTCCATGATCAGCATGCTGAAAAAAGAGGTAAACTGCAGCATATTCGTTGGCCAGAACGGCAGAATCTGGATCAACGGCTGTGCAGACGATACGGATCTGGCACTCAAGACGATTGCCCTGATAGAGAGAGAAGCCCATACCAATGGCCTGACGGACAGGATTGTGAGCTTCCTTAAGGCAGAGAAAGAGGCCAGAAGTTGA
- a CDS encoding deoxyhypusine synthase, which translates to MEHSHGHDLICNKERTTIPMKDRGVAELVGDMGRMGFQGGQLGASLRVWERMMDEDVTIFLGLAGAMVPAGLGEFIAYLLRERKVDCLVSTGANLFHDLCEGLGIIHFRGSSCADDAYLNECKIDRIYDVFVSEIELHKADNYISDFVKGLDQDRRYSSRELMEMVGKGLPDTTILGAAHKAGVPIFVPALGDSSWGIGMVIALREGCRVLVDQIKDVDEITRIVERSAQTGVIYIGGGVPKNFIQQTEVIAELIGNYSGGHSYAIQYTADSPHWGGLSGCTFEEAVSWGKVKKEASKVQVFSDATITVPLVVQALQASGHRRKSYPVYNWREGDLELNYR; encoded by the coding sequence ATGGAACATAGTCACGGTCATGATTTGATATGCAATAAAGAGAGGACGACGATCCCCATGAAGGACCGGGGCGTCGCTGAGCTGGTTGGAGATATGGGCAGGATGGGCTTTCAGGGTGGCCAGCTTGGCGCATCTCTGCGCGTCTGGGAGAGGATGATGGACGAGGATGTAACCATCTTCCTGGGACTGGCGGGAGCTATGGTCCCAGCGGGGCTCGGGGAGTTCATTGCATATCTATTGAGGGAGAGGAAGGTTGACTGTCTGGTAAGCACTGGGGCCAATCTATTCCATGATCTGTGCGAGGGATTGGGGATAATTCACTTTCGGGGGAGCTCGTGTGCTGACGACGCCTACCTGAACGAATGCAAGATCGACCGGATATACGATGTATTCGTCTCGGAGATCGAGTTGCATAAGGCAGACAACTACATATCGGATTTCGTTAAGGGCTTAGACCAGGACCGCCGCTACTCCTCCCGCGAGCTGATGGAGATGGTGGGCAAGGGGCTGCCCGATACCACCATCCTCGGTGCTGCCCATAAAGCTGGTGTCCCCATATTCGTTCCTGCTCTGGGAGATAGCTCCTGGGGCATTGGGATGGTTATTGCCCTGCGCGAAGGCTGCAGGGTTTTGGTCGATCAGATCAAGGATGTGGATGAGATCACAAGGATAGTGGAGAGGTCCGCCCAGACTGGTGTGATATATATCGGTGGCGGGGTCCCCAAGAACTTCATCCAGCAGACCGAGGTCATAGCGGAGCTCATAGGCAACTACTCCGGAGGGCATAGCTATGCCATTCAGTATACCGCTGACTCTCCCCATTGGGGAGGGCTATCAGGCTGCACATTTGAGGAGGCGGTCTCCTGGGGCAAGGTGAAAAAGGAGGCAAGCAAGGTGCAGGTCTTCTCCGATGCCACCATCACTGTGCCCCTGGTGGTGCAGGCATTGCAGGCATCGGGCCATAGGAGAAAGAGCTATCCGGTTTACAACTGGCGCGAGGGAGATCTCGAGCTGAACTACAGGTAA
- the mmp11 gene encoding methanogenesis marker protein 11, giving the protein MQLELEDPYVVVYKQIHAVVDDDAKRVELLERSSCYGGSAWARYHYSRGPLVISSCNQGEWFRYMLNPGNVDLDLVSSKRSAGIESVKVSGSEVEVTYAGLGGGGVGATLSRARAEDVLRYDATECGGGRVARGAIVLPRRERMIIGVDDTDSKTVGATWSLIHNIAQKVDRPEARYISHSLVQLFPVPTKTQNCVSTVVEFACLPGRGEGMLGDFRALLQKYTVSEQTGMAVFRDFDPSELLAFGLRCKKERVSYEDAVKVAQEAGVQIIMKGQGLIGAIAALPFNARPDESIIPGTA; this is encoded by the coding sequence GTGCAACTAGAATTAGAAGATCCTTATGTGGTGGTCTACAAGCAGATCCATGCCGTAGTCGATGATGATGCTAAAAGGGTGGAGCTTTTGGAGAGGTCCTCATGCTATGGCGGATCGGCCTGGGCCAGATATCATTACTCCCGCGGTCCCCTGGTCATAAGCTCATGCAACCAGGGCGAGTGGTTCCGCTATATGCTCAACCCCGGAAACGTTGACCTGGACCTTGTCTCATCCAAGCGGTCCGCAGGTATCGAATCGGTTAAAGTGTCCGGCTCAGAGGTGGAGGTCACTTACGCCGGTTTGGGCGGCGGCGGTGTGGGGGCCACCCTATCCCGTGCCCGGGCTGAGGATGTGCTGAGATACGATGCTACTGAATGCGGCGGGGGTAGGGTAGCCCGGGGGGCCATAGTCCTGCCCAGAAGGGAGAGGATGATCATCGGGGTTGATGACACCGACTCCAAGACCGTGGGAGCCACCTGGTCTTTGATTCATAACATCGCCCAGAAGGTCGACCGGCCTGAGGCCCGCTATATCTCCCACTCCCTGGTGCAGCTATTTCCCGTGCCCACCAAGACCCAGAACTGCGTCTCCACGGTGGTGGAGTTCGCCTGCTTGCCGGGAAGAGGAGAGGGCATGCTGGGTGATTTCCGGGCATTGTTGCAGAAATACACCGTATCCGAGCAGACGGGGATGGCAGTGTTCAGGGATTTCGATCCCTCAGAGCTGCTGGCTTTCGGTCTGAGATGCAAAAAGGAGAGGGTGAGTTATGAGGATGCGGTCAAGGTCGCACAGGAGGCGGGAGTGCAGATCATCATGAAAGGTCAGGGCCTGATCGGTGCTATTGCTGCTCTGCCCTTCAATGCCCGGCCGGACGAGTCCATAATCCCCGGAACGGCATGA
- a CDS encoding prefoldin subunit beta — MSGELPPQIQNQLAQLQQLQQQAQAVMTQKTQIEGLIRETEAALKELEKSADDAVIYKSVGELLFRADKLKLTEELKERKDMMDIRLKTMAKQEERIQGRFTQLQEQLKQSLGQMPPKGG; from the coding sequence ATGAGTGGCGAATTGCCTCCGCAGATACAAAACCAGTTGGCTCAGCTTCAGCAGCTTCAGCAGCAGGCTCAGGCTGTTATGACTCAGAAGACCCAGATAGAGGGTCTGATCAGAGAGACCGAAGCAGCGCTAAAAGAGCTGGAGAAGAGCGCAGACGACGCTGTTATATACAAGAGCGTCGGCGAACTTCTATTCAGAGCGGACAAATTGAAGCTGACTGAGGAATTGAAAGAGAGAAAGGACATGATGGATATCAGGCTTAAGACGATGGCAAAGCAAGAAGAGCGCATTCAAGGGCGCTTTACACAGCTTCAGGAACAGCTTAAGCAGTCATTAGGTCAGATGCCGCCCAAGGGCGGCTAA
- a CDS encoding CooT family nickel-binding protein, with product MCELTVYTLKGGVREKVMESVVRLMVHDGKVILEGIFGDSMEVEGRISEVNIMSQSATIIG from the coding sequence ATGTGCGAACTGACGGTTTATACCCTGAAAGGTGGAGTCCGGGAAAAGGTCATGGAGAGCGTGGTCAGACTGATGGTCCATGACGGCAAGGTGATCCTGGAAGGCATATTCGGCGATTCCATGGAAGTTGAGGGAAGGATCTCCGAAGTGAATATAATGTCCCAATCGGCCACCATAATCGGATGA
- a CDS encoding DNA-directed RNA polymerase subunit P — MAYKCTRCKKIVEIDYEYSGIRCPYCGHRILMKERPTTVKKMKAV, encoded by the coding sequence ATGGCCTACAAGTGTACCAGATGCAAGAAGATCGTGGAGATTGACTACGAGTACAGCGGCATACGCTGTCCTTACTGCGGCCATAGGATCCTTATGAAGGAGCGGCCCACCACGGTCAAGAAGATGAAAGCCGTCTGA
- the rrp42 gene encoding exosome complex protein Rrp42, producing the protein MSSVISEIKKDFIYNLLIKGERIDGRKFDQYREISIERDVIRKAEGSALVKLGSSQVLVGVKMQPGEPFQDSPNRGVIITNAELVPLASPSFEPGPPNEVGIELARLVDRGVRESKAVDLEALCIEPGKKVWIVFIDVHILDDCGNILDAASLGAISALLCTKVPASRFGLGEDYILPIRDIPIATTAIEFSDVLMFDPGVEEEAIANTKLTVITTTNGDICGMQKSGTGMLNPEQVYRIIDIACEKAKEIREKFLEA; encoded by the coding sequence GTGAGTAGCGTCATCTCCGAGATCAAGAAGGATTTCATATACAATCTCCTTATCAAGGGGGAGAGGATCGATGGCAGGAAATTCGATCAATACCGGGAGATCTCTATTGAGAGGGATGTCATTCGCAAGGCTGAGGGAAGCGCTCTGGTGAAGCTGGGATCCAGCCAGGTCCTGGTAGGAGTGAAGATGCAGCCCGGAGAGCCCTTCCAGGATTCTCCCAACCGGGGAGTCATAATCACCAATGCAGAGCTTGTGCCCCTGGCCTCGCCCTCTTTCGAGCCTGGGCCGCCCAATGAGGTGGGAATCGAGCTGGCCCGGTTGGTGGATCGGGGGGTGCGCGAATCGAAGGCGGTGGACCTTGAAGCTCTCTGCATCGAGCCGGGAAAGAAGGTCTGGATAGTGTTCATCGATGTGCATATTCTGGATGACTGCGGAAACATTCTCGATGCAGCCTCGCTGGGGGCAATATCTGCCCTTTTATGCACCAAGGTACCTGCATCCAGGTTTGGCCTGGGCGAGGATTATATCCTGCCCATAAGGGACATTCCCATAGCCACGACCGCGATTGAATTTTCCGATGTGCTGATGTTCGATCCCGGAGTGGAAGAGGAGGCGATAGCCAACACCAAGCTCACAGTCATCACCACCACAAACGGAGATATCTGCGGAATGCAGAAGAGCGGCACAGGAATGCTGAATCCAGAGCAGGTCTACCGCATCATTGATATAGCATGTGAGAAGGCGAAAGAAATCCGGGAAAAGTTTCTGGAAGCTTAA
- a CDS encoding thiamine pyrophosphate-dependent enzyme, translating to MKGLDDLKGLNGLKAVMQAADDAGAASRTYVPGYPITDLAAGLNAEISINEKVALEIALGASATGLRSMVVVKQVGMNALADPLVISATHNIGSGLVLIAGDDLGPRGSQVEMDSRFYGPLAKLPLLDPRDPENLYASILEAYSLSEGLRVPVIVRVTAPLLAEECPQISSRPTFGTGQRFRRLDMDLTMRGLNQRHHEKTMARAAGAAFSSSLNRMKKCAGGVGIIASGRPAVLAEGLEVSGLYLTYVNPLPWGLIRQFLDDHQTILVAEEPEPFIESMLGGLEKVKGKLTRHLPSGELKREDLIQAVEALKDDADMPGGPVNEYETVAGGRGGVCEDCPFASLFYALRDLHVPVAGDAGCSIRASRLPYQSVDVVYGLGSSIGVASGFSTKGIALVGDYALAHSGLQGLINALWQKRDLLAVVLKNDVAAMTGGQEVPDLTALLEGLLPTRGFDLPATVQEAEQILQEELARNGPSAIVARGICPRYASDLSNHQPISPDIRRSPRSRAPSRCPDH from the coding sequence ATGAAGGGGCTGGACGATCTGAAGGGCCTAAACGGCCTCAAGGCCGTCATGCAAGCAGCAGATGATGCAGGAGCTGCATCTCGAACCTATGTGCCAGGCTACCCCATAACCGACCTGGCTGCTGGCCTGAATGCGGAGATCTCCATTAATGAGAAGGTGGCTCTTGAGATCGCCCTGGGGGCTTCAGCCACTGGATTGCGGTCTATGGTGGTGGTCAAGCAGGTGGGGATGAACGCCCTGGCCGACCCCCTGGTGATATCCGCCACCCATAACATCGGCTCAGGACTGGTGTTGATCGCTGGGGACGACCTCGGTCCCCGTGGCTCCCAGGTGGAGATGGACAGCCGGTTTTACGGGCCGCTGGCAAAGCTCCCCCTGCTCGATCCGCGAGATCCCGAGAATCTGTACGCCTCGATCCTGGAGGCCTATTCCCTTTCAGAAGGGCTCAGAGTGCCGGTCATCGTCCGGGTGACAGCCCCTCTCCTGGCAGAAGAGTGTCCCCAGATCTCCTCCCGGCCCACTTTCGGGACGGGGCAGCGATTTAGAAGGCTGGACATGGATCTTACCATGCGGGGCTTGAATCAGAGGCATCATGAAAAAACCATGGCCCGAGCGGCGGGAGCTGCTTTTTCCTCTTCTCTGAACCGGATGAAAAAATGCGCGGGCGGTGTGGGGATCATCGCAAGCGGACGGCCTGCTGTTCTGGCGGAAGGGCTGGAGGTTTCCGGTCTTTATTTGACCTATGTCAACCCACTGCCCTGGGGGCTCATTCGCCAGTTTCTGGATGATCACCAGACCATCCTGGTGGCTGAGGAGCCCGAGCCATTCATCGAATCCATGCTAGGCGGATTGGAAAAGGTGAAAGGAAAGCTAACCCGCCACCTGCCCTCGGGAGAGCTGAAACGAGAAGATCTCATTCAGGCAGTGGAGGCTCTAAAGGATGATGCGGACATGCCAGGTGGACCGGTAAATGAGTACGAGACCGTGGCCGGGGGGAGAGGGGGAGTCTGCGAGGACTGCCCCTTCGCCTCCCTCTTTTATGCCCTGCGGGATCTGCATGTGCCTGTGGCAGGCGATGCCGGCTGCTCCATTCGCGCCAGCAGGCTTCCCTATCAGTCGGTGGATGTGGTATACGGCCTGGGCTCCTCGATTGGAGTGGCCTCTGGCTTCAGTACCAAGGGGATCGCCCTGGTGGGTGATTACGCCCTGGCCCATTCCGGGCTGCAGGGCCTGATCAATGCCCTCTGGCAGAAGCGGGATCTATTGGCGGTCGTCTTAAAGAACGATGTGGCGGCCATGACCGGAGGCCAGGAGGTGCCGGATCTCACTGCCCTTTTAGAGGGATTGCTGCCCACGCGAGGCTTCGATCTTCCTGCAACGGTCCAGGAGGCGGAACAGATCCTCCAGGAGGAGCTGGCCAGAAATGGGCCCTCAGCCATCGTGGCGCGGGGGATCTGCCCCAGATACGCCTCTGATTTGTCCAATCATCAGCCGATCAGCCCGGACATCCGCAGATCTCCGCGCTCGCGGGCGCCTTCACGCTGCCCAGATCATTGA
- the speA gene encoding biosynthetic arginine decarboxylase yields MWKAEDSIELYGIEKWGNGYFSVNEKGNVVVLPNKNLYQSVDIMDLIEEIEKSRDLEFPVLLRFPQMLEDRIDEITGAFMGAIEEFNYSGTYQPIFPMKVNQRKEVIEYIIKYGAKHKIGMEVGTKAELLAALSLGLPRYAPLICNGYKDEDYLRLALSIHNLNNIIIVVDLFEEIYDILKYADAMGVVPRVGMRVKLFARGSGRWVESGGESAKFGLSTSEALELMRILEERGLTSSLKMLHFHIGSQITDIRTVKNAMNEAARVYAKARKMADIEYLNVGGGLSVDYNGSNTATPSSANYSLQEYANDIVYTVQKICDDEEVPCPTIVSESGRAIAAYHSMLIFKIIGRKNAKSSPLRPPDDEAPMQIDDLCSAFKEINIDNYKEHYHDALQYRDELYDSFNLGNIGLEERAKGETLFWMVCKKAAFLAKEAGDESDEFLELKKLVSQKYIGNFSLFQSVPDMWGVEQIFPTIPLHRLDEMPSERGRIVDITCDSDGEIKRYAGDSEGLEYLEMHPLLENQDYYLGIFLLGAYQDTLGDFHNLLGCAHEVHVMAEDGEWYICQKVEGDTCKKLLDFFNYETKDYIWEIMDRCVTRKESIRKRELEQIEAELNRTLKGYTYFITRPPRQSKKKKKETERDLGQRRPEALKG; encoded by the coding sequence ATGTGGAAAGCTGAGGATTCTATTGAGCTCTACGGAATAGAAAAATGGGGGAACGGCTATTTTTCTGTTAACGAGAAGGGAAATGTCGTCGTTCTTCCCAATAAGAATTTGTATCAATCCGTGGATATCATGGATCTCATTGAGGAGATAGAGAAATCCAGGGATCTGGAGTTCCCCGTCCTCCTCCGCTTTCCCCAGATGCTGGAGGACCGGATAGATGAGATCACAGGCGCATTTATGGGAGCTATAGAGGAGTTCAATTATTCCGGCACTTATCAGCCCATCTTTCCCATGAAGGTCAACCAGAGAAAAGAGGTCATCGAGTATATCATCAAATACGGAGCCAAGCATAAGATCGGTATGGAGGTGGGAACCAAGGCAGAGCTACTGGCCGCTCTCTCTTTAGGCCTGCCAAGATATGCTCCCCTGATCTGCAATGGCTACAAGGATGAGGATTATCTCCGCCTCGCCCTGAGCATTCACAATCTGAACAATATAATCATAGTGGTAGACCTTTTCGAGGAGATCTACGACATCCTGAAGTACGCCGATGCCATGGGCGTGGTGCCAAGAGTCGGGATGAGGGTGAAGCTCTTTGCCCGCGGCTCCGGCCGGTGGGTGGAGTCGGGTGGGGAGTCTGCCAAGTTCGGCCTCTCTACCAGCGAGGCCCTGGAATTGATGAGAATCCTCGAGGAGAGAGGGCTTACTAGCAGCCTGAAGATGCTCCACTTCCATATCGGCTCGCAGATCACCGACATCCGGACGGTCAAGAACGCAATGAACGAGGCTGCGAGGGTTTATGCCAAAGCGCGAAAGATGGCAGATATCGAGTATCTGAATGTGGGCGGCGGCCTCTCTGTGGACTACAACGGCTCGAACACCGCTACCCCTTCCAGCGCCAACTATTCTCTGCAGGAGTACGCGAACGACATCGTCTATACGGTGCAGAAGATCTGTGATGATGAGGAGGTCCCCTGTCCCACCATAGTCTCCGAGAGTGGAAGGGCCATCGCCGCCTACCACAGCATGCTCATCTTCAAGATAATCGGCAGAAAGAACGCCAAAAGCTCCCCTCTCCGGCCCCCGGATGATGAGGCACCCATGCAGATCGATGACCTCTGCAGCGCCTTCAAAGAGATCAACATCGATAACTACAAGGAGCACTACCATGATGCTCTGCAGTATAGAGACGAGCTTTACGACTCCTTCAATCTGGGGAACATCGGCCTTGAGGAGAGGGCTAAGGGCGAGACCCTATTCTGGATGGTCTGCAAAAAGGCGGCATTCCTGGCCAAGGAGGCAGGGGACGAGTCCGATGAGTTTTTAGAGCTGAAAAAGCTGGTCAGCCAGAAGTATATCGGCAACTTCTCTCTCTTCCAGTCCGTTCCAGACATGTGGGGGGTGGAACAGATATTCCCAACCATTCCTCTGCACCGCCTGGATGAGATGCCCAGCGAACGGGGCAGGATCGTGGATATCACCTGCGATTCAGACGGGGAGATCAAGAGGTATGCTGGAGACAGCGAGGGCCTGGAGTACCTGGAGATGCATCCCCTGCTGGAGAACCAGGACTATTATCTGGGCATCTTCCTCCTGGGAGCATATCAGGATACCCTGGGAGATTTTCATAACCTTCTGGGCTGCGCTCATGAGGTGCATGTCATGGCAGAGGATGGCGAGTGGTATATCTGCCAGAAGGTGGAGGGCGACACCTGCAAAAAATTGCTGGATTTCTTCAACTACGAGACCAAGGACTACATCTGGGAGATCATGGACCGCTGCGTGACCAGAAAAGAGAGCATCCGCAAGCGAGAGCTGGAGCAGATCGAAGCAGAGCTGAACCGCACCCTCAAGGGTTATACCTACTTCATCACCCGTCCCCCGCGGCAGTCGAAGAAGAAGAAGAAAGAGACGGAAAGGGATCTGGGTCAGCGGCGTCCTGAAGCACTGAAAGGCTGA
- a CDS encoding Brix domain-containing protein, translated as MLVTTARDPSSKARRFGRALAAFLSVPYLNRGKHSSGGEDTWLVVVEDHGNPRGLVKRSIAGEELLAFRLLGEPLAGRLKKDVPVVTGRSTESKAIAQFFELRWSHLPDPEARTISVASGRIDFMDEGATRFSLRL; from the coding sequence ATGCTGGTCACCACCGCGCGAGACCCTTCTTCCAAAGCGAGAAGGTTTGGGCGGGCGCTAGCGGCCTTCCTCTCCGTCCCCTATCTCAACCGGGGAAAGCATAGCTCTGGAGGAGAGGATACCTGGCTGGTGGTGGTGGAGGATCATGGCAACCCCCGGGGCCTGGTCAAGCGTTCTATAGCAGGAGAAGAATTGCTTGCCTTTCGGCTGCTGGGCGAGCCGCTGGCGGGACGGCTGAAGAAGGATGTGCCTGTGGTTACGGGACGGTCGACTGAATCAAAAGCGATTGCTCAGTTCTTTGAGCTGAGGTGGTCGCATCTTCCCGATCCAGAGGCGAGAACGATTTCCGTGGCATCTGGCAGGATAGATTTCATGGATGAAGGCGCGACCAGGTTCAGTCTGAGGCTATGA